The following are from one region of the Clostridia bacterium genome:
- the glmM gene encoding phosphoglucosamine mutase — protein sequence MGRLFGTDGVRGVANVELTADLAYKLGQAGAYVLTAETKHTPKILVGTDTRISCDMLEAALIAGICSVGAEVVSLGVVPTPAVAYLTRFYKADAGVVISASHNPFEFNGIKFFNDKGYKLSDSIEEKIEAIILDNAEEIPKPSGKDIGFKSVVDTALEDYSTYLKSTLDVDLKGLKVALDCSNGAAFEVAPATLFELGAEVCVINNEPDGININKGCGSTHLGGLQKFVTESGADIGIAFDGDADRMLAVDEKGNIIDGDQIMAIIGLELKNKGKLAKDTIVVTVMTNLGFDIMAKKERLNIAKTKVGDRYVLEEMLDKGYVLGGEQSGHIIFLEHNTTGDGLLTALQLLQVVKTSNKKPSELAAVMQVLPQVIKNAKVGNQNKHKYLEDEIIAEKCKELEAEFHGEGRVLIRPSGTEPLVRVMIEGKDQEYITERAEQLVKTIEERLG from the coding sequence ATGGGTAGACTTTTTGGTACAGATGGAGTAAGAGGAGTAGCAAACGTAGAGTTGACAGCTGATCTGGCATATAAGTTAGGTCAAGCCGGGGCTTATGTTTTGACTGCTGAGACAAAACACACCCCGAAGATACTTGTTGGTACGGATACAAGAATTTCGTGTGATATGCTGGAAGCAGCTCTTATAGCAGGAATATGTTCAGTTGGTGCAGAGGTTGTAAGTCTTGGTGTGGTTCCAACTCCTGCCGTTGCTTATTTGACAAGGTTTTATAAAGCTGATGCAGGGGTAGTAATATCGGCTTCACACAATCCTTTTGAGTTCAATGGAATAAAATTTTTTAATGATAAAGGCTATAAGTTGTCTGACTCTATTGAAGAGAAGATAGAGGCAATAATACTTGACAATGCTGAAGAAATACCAAAGCCGTCGGGTAAGGATATAGGCTTCAAGAGTGTAGTTGATACAGCTCTTGAGGATTACTCTACATATCTTAAGAGTACACTGGATGTAGACCTTAAGGGTTTAAAGGTAGCATTGGATTGTTCTAATGGTGCGGCATTTGAGGTGGCTCCCGCCACATTGTTTGAACTGGGGGCGGAAGTATGTGTAATAAATAATGAGCCTGATGGAATCAATATAAATAAGGGCTGTGGATCTACTCATTTAGGGGGATTACAAAAGTTTGTCACTGAATCGGGTGCTGATATTGGGATAGCTTTTGACGGTGATGCCGACAGGATGCTGGCAGTTGATGAAAAGGGTAATATAATAGACGGCGACCAGATTATGGCTATCATTGGTTTGGAACTGAAAAATAAAGGAAAGCTTGCAAAAGATACTATAGTTGTTACAGTTATGACCAACCTTGGTTTTGATATAATGGCAAAAAAAGAAAGGCTTAATATCGCCAAAACTAAGGTAGGAGACCGGTATGTACTTGAAGAGATGCTTGATAAGGGATATGTACTCGGAGGAGAACAGTCGGGGCATATTATTTTCCTTGAGCATAATACCACGGGGGATGGCCTCCTGACAGCGCTTCAACTGCTTCAGGTAGTTAAAACATCAAATAAGAAGCCTTCAGAGCTGGCTGCTGTAATGCAGGTGTTGCCCCAGGTAATAAAAAATGCAAAAGTGGGAAACCAAAATAAGCATAAATACCTGGAAGACGAAATTATTGCAGAAAAGTGCAAGGAGCTTGAAGCTGAATTTCATGGCGAGGGCAGGGTCCTCATCAGACCGTCGGGAACAGAGCCCCTGGTAAGGGTTATGATAGAGGGGAAAGATCAGGAATATATAACAGAACGTGCAGAACAGCTTGTTAAGACAATAGAGGAAAGACTGGGGTAG